The window GGGGGAGTGGGCAACGAAGTGCAGGAATCAAAGACACTCGACGGCGCGGCATCGGTGGCGGACGACGAACTGATCCGTTCGGGTCGGGACGCGGACGTCACGCGGCGTGCGCTAGTCCGGGCTGCCCGCAGGCGCTTCGCAACCGAGGGCTATCGCGCCACCACGGTTCGCCATATCGCAGGGGACGCGGGCGTCAACGTCGCGTTGATCAACCGGTACTTCGGTTCCAAAGAGGGCCTATTCGAGGCATGCATGAACCGCACTGTTGATGAGCTGGATCCCCAAACCAGGGTGCGTGCGGCCAGTGTTGACGAGGTCATCGCCCGGCTCCTCACACACGTCGTCGAAGCCCCCAACGCAGACGATCCCCTGCAGCTCCTTCTTCTGCTCCGTTCATCCGGCGATGAAAACGCCGACGCGATCCGCCGCAGGACCTTGGAACGCTTCACCGAACAACTCGCCGCCGCAGCAGGGTGGAGCGCGGATGTTCCCGCATCGCAGCCCTTGCTCCTTCGTGCCCAGATGGCCATCGCCCTGATGCTCGGTCTGGTGATGCTGAGGACCGCCACGGAGGTGCAGCCCCTGGCTTCAGCCTCCGCCGATCAACTCACGGAGCCCCTGGAGCAAGTTCTCCGAGTGCTGCTGGACACCCGGACCTGATAGACCCGTGGTCTTTGCGTTCCCGCATTGGTCGTAGGCTTGCCATGGAGCGCGGGCCTGGACATGGCCGCCGCGTAGGAGCTGCAGCAGAGTAGCTCCGTAGGCCTTGCCCGATGGTCTGTTTGATCCATTTCCAGGGTCGTGTCCGAATCGGGGACTGGCATGGGCAACGTTGCTCCACTGGACGGCAATTTTCGTGACGAGTCCACCACAAATGACAGCGACGAGGTGCTGGTCTCACGTGTCCGGGCGGGGGATAACGATGCCTTTGAGACCCTGTTCGAACGTCATCGTTCGATGGCCCTGTACATAGCTTCCAGGCAGGCCGATAACGTCGCTGACGTCGAGGACATTGTGGCCGATGCATTTGTGGCTGTGCTTCAGTACCTAACGGCAGGGAAGGGCCCTGACACGTTCTTCCGCGCATACTTGCTGACCACAGTAAGGAGAATCGCGTACAAGGCAAACCAGGCAGGCTCGCGGACCCGGCCCACCGAGTCATATCTCCTGGATAGTGCGGAGCTTCATCATGATTCAATCCTGGCGTAGTTCGAATCCACAGCTGTAGCGCAGGCTTTCTCGTCTCTGCCCGAGCGCTGGCAGGCCGTTCTTTGGTACGTGGACATTGAAGGGATGAAGCCAAAAACGGCATCGTCGATGCTCGGCCTGAGCCCCAACGGGGTTTCGTCACTGGTCCTTCGCGCAAGAGAAGGCCTTCGTCAGGCATATCTGCAAAGCCACATCTCAACGTCCGTTGGCAAGGGATGCCAGGAGTACTCTTCCCAGCTCGGTGCGTACGCCCGTCAAGGCCTCAGTGCAAGATCCGAGCGAAAGGTCCGGGCGCATTTGGACGGATGCCCGAAGTGCACTGCGATGCTGCTGGACCTGGGTGATGTCCAATCGGCAATGCGGGCCGCACTCTTCCCCCTCATCACCGGCATCGCATTCACCGTGGCGTTTCCGCCCCTGGCCGCTGCTTCGGCTGGCGCCGGAGCCCTGGCCGTTTCGCATGGTGAGCGTTCAGTCTCAACGCCGACGCCGATGATGTGGAAGATTCGATCAGGTTCCCTGACGATTCGTGAAGATGAGTGGGATATTCATTTGGCTATGACGGCCACCGTAGCTACGAACCGTCACAAGCCAGCTGGTCCAGCCCCACACAGGCCGGAAACCACACGATCAAGCCATCGTGACGGGCCCCAGCGAGCCCAGAAGAGCGGGTGGTTTGCCCGTCTTCTGGGACACTGAGGCGACGTGCCGTCCCTACGCAATAACCCCGTCTACCAGCGCCTTCGCTTCTTCCTGCACCTGTGCCAAGTGGTCCGCGCCCTTGAAGGACTCGGCGTAGATCTTGTACACATCCTCGGTACCGGAAGGGCGGGCCGCGAACCAGGCGTTTTCCGTGACAACCTTCAGGCCGCCAATCGAAGCGCCATTGCCGGGAGCCTCGGTGAGTTTGGCCGTGATCTCTTCGCCCGCCAACGAAGTCGCGGTGACATCGGCAGCGGAGAGCTTGCCCAGTTTGGACTTCTGCTCGCGGGTAGCAGCGGCGTCAATACGGGCGTAAACGGGTGCGCCGAACTGATCGGTGAGGCCCTTGTAGAGCTGCGATGGAGATGACCCGGTGACTGCCGTGATCTCGGAAGCCAGCAAGGCCAGCAGGATGCCGTCCTTGTCCGTGGTCCACACGCTGCCATCGAGCTTGTTGAAGGATGCGCCGGCAGACTCTTCGCCGCCGAAGGCACCTTCGCCGGACAGAAGTCCGGGGACGAACCACTTGAAGCCAACCGGAACCTCAACCAACTTGCGGCCCAGGCCGGCCGCAACGCGGTCGATGATCGAGGAAGAAACAAGCGTCTTGCCAACCACGGACTCCGGGTTCCAGCCGCTGCGGTTCCGGTACAAGTAGTCGATGGCGACGGCGAGATAGTGGTTCGGGTTCATCAAACCGCCGTCCGGTGTGACGATGCCGTGGCGATCGGCGTCGGCGTCGTTACCGGTAGCCACGTCGTACGCGGCGGTGCCGTCGGCGCCAGCGGCCATGCGCTGGATCAGGGACGCCATGGCCGACGGGGACGAGCAATCCATGCGGATCTTCTCGTCCCA is drawn from Arthrobacter sp. 31Y and contains these coding sequences:
- a CDS encoding TetR/AcrR family transcriptional regulator yields the protein MGNEVQESKTLDGAASVADDELIRSGRDADVTRRALVRAARRRFATEGYRATTVRHIAGDAGVNVALINRYFGSKEGLFEACMNRTVDELDPQTRVRAASVDEVIARLLTHVVEAPNADDPLQLLLLLRSSGDENADAIRRRTLERFTEQLAAAAGWSADVPASQPLLLRAQMAIALMLGLVMLRTATEVQPLASASADQLTEPLEQVLRVLLDTRT
- a CDS encoding RNA polymerase sigma factor; the protein is MGNVAPLDGNFRDESTTNDSDEVLVSRVRAGDNDAFETLFERHRSMALYIASRQADNVADVEDIVADAFVAVLQYLTAGKGPDTFFRAYLLTTVRRIAYKANQAGSRTRPTESYLLDSAELHHDSILA
- a CDS encoding zf-HC2 domain-containing protein codes for the protein MDIEGMKPKTASSMLGLSPNGVSSLVLRAREGLRQAYLQSHISTSVGKGCQEYSSQLGAYARQGLSARSERKVRAHLDGCPKCTAMLLDLGDVQSAMRAALFPLITGIAFTVAFPPLAAASAGAGALAVSHGERSVSTPTPMMWKIRSGSLTIREDEWDIHLAMTATVATNRHKPAGPAPHRPETTRSSHRDGPQRAQKSGWFARLLGH
- the pgm gene encoding phosphoglucomutase (alpha-D-glucose-1,6-bisphosphate-dependent); amino-acid sequence: MASRAGTVALPQDLVDITALLDAYFDVTPDVGDPAQRVAFGTSGHRGSSLKASFNEPHILAITQAIVEYRGRQGITGPLFIGRDTHALSEPAQNSALEVLAANGVTVLVDARHAYTPTPALSHAILKYNREAAPGTPQADGIVVTPSHNPPGDGGFKYNPPHGGPADTDATGWIADRANQLLENGLRGVKRMPLNDALTADTTGKFDFLSSYVDDLPSVLNLDAIRNAGVRIGADPMGGASVDYWGEIGERHQLNLTVVNPTVDPQWAFMTLDWDEKIRMDCSSPSAMASLIQRMAAGADGTAAYDVATGNDADADRHGIVTPDGGLMNPNHYLAVAIDYLYRNRSGWNPESVVGKTLVSSSIIDRVAAGLGRKLVEVPVGFKWFVPGLLSGEGAFGGEESAGASFNKLDGSVWTTDKDGILLALLASEITAVTGSSPSQLYKGLTDQFGAPVYARIDAAATREQKSKLGKLSAADVTATSLAGEEITAKLTEAPGNGASIGGLKVVTENAWFAARPSGTEDVYKIYAESFKGADHLAQVQEEAKALVDGVIA